A stretch of Chloroflexota bacterium DNA encodes these proteins:
- a CDS encoding transketolase, translating to MSQQDPRAPASQPRSLQEMEAMAKRLRRHIVTMVGQAGSGHPGGSLSCVEILTALFLGVMRVDPQDPCYPDRDRFILSKGHAAPALYATLAERGFFPVEELLTLRKMGSRLQGHTDMTCTPGVEMNSGSEGLGLSFGIGQALAGRLDGRPYRVYVLLGDGECQEGQVWEAALFAHHHKLDNLTAIVDRNRIQLSGFTEDIIALDPLKEKWQAFGWQALEIDGHSFPQLFHALEVARSTRGRPTVIIARTVKGKGVSFMENNPEFHGKPPAPAELEQALKELA from the coding sequence ATGTCTCAACAGGACCCCCGGGCACCGGCCAGCCAGCCTCGCTCACTTCAGGAGATGGAAGCCATGGCCAAGAGGCTTCGCCGCCATATAGTCACCATGGTCGGCCAGGCTGGGAGCGGCCACCCCGGGGGCTCCCTCTCCTGCGTGGAAATCCTCACCGCCCTTTTTTTGGGAGTGATGAGGGTTGACCCCCAGGACCCCTGCTACCCCGATAGGGACCGCTTCATCCTCTCCAAGGGCCACGCCGCCCCCGCCCTCTACGCCACCCTGGCGGAAAGGGGTTTCTTCCCCGTAGAAGAGCTTCTTACCCTGAGAAAGATGGGGAGCCGCCTCCAGGGCCACACCGATATGACCTGCACCCCTGGGGTGGAGATGAACTCAGGCTCCGAGGGCCTGGGGCTCTCCTTCGGCATCGGCCAGGCCCTGGCCGGCCGGCTGGACGGGAGGCCCTACCGGGTCTATGTCCTCCTGGGAGACGGGGAGTGCCAGGAGGGACAGGTATGGGAGGCCGCCCTCTTCGCCCACCACCACAAGCTGGATAACCTCACCGCCATCGTGGACCGCAACCGCATCCAGCTCAGCGGCTTCACCGAGGACATCATCGCCCTTGACCCCCTGAAGGAGAAGTGGCAGGCCTTCGGCTGGCAGGCCCTGGAGATAGACGGCCACAGCTTCCCCCAGCTCTTTCACGCCCTGGAGGTGGCCAGGAGCACCCGGGGCCGCCCCACCGTCATCATCGCCAGGACTGTGAAGGGCAAGGGGGTCTCCTTTATGGAGAACAACCCTGAATTCCACGGCAAGCCCCCCGCCCCCGCCGAGCTGGAGCAGGCCCTGAAGGAGCTGGCGTGA